The Penaeus chinensis breed Huanghai No. 1 chromosome 29, ASM1920278v2, whole genome shotgun sequence genome window below encodes:
- the LOC125040365 gene encoding hemolymph clottable protein-like gives MAGDKSPAIRRAVSDTDHSPIAGEEYEPFTTTRRADIHSSKYTENIIQRSSVASYLIRGDTHRRIEQAVVEGTITVLTNKEKNEQVDTFTNQTLELKAVREVGEPITVTYDVHPHYSWHYDIERPQGDQFIPLEQVLTGRPITDQVVNGIMEYIKKTIDDLAQRMAKHPAEPESLSYIMGRLVEAVANLDYPHIQTLYSHFDGKGSLQKNIFAQLVIFAGTEPSVTFAVDNIKEPVLKADFYSIFASNLRSPAPIPKILNMLMNEEEGMVHSIGLMNFATLAHDACLSEDRKHFYFDYSCGPKTTCDPELIITTFIPYLVRGLGNQEAEIWQRLIYLQALSNLGTPQTINVLKPIILGVTETNVFMRTNAIWSLSAYNMQKSALSQIYEILMPIIENKGEQFEIRNIAFLTLATWGPGHAWWQQLAVSTWHDPSPQFANFVTTTIYSISDSHTKLAETVSRIKHLCKPAAPASILHSTNFFLHEYLFSEEHGSRVNFAWFASVHGAIPEEVFLRIQTEFFYGYTRVTKIDLQQRGLDSHAHVWKMTMQKPNKRPVQSSAREIVTGMWEELKEKIGFTLPTTFPDLKLWYKLDRVLIVFIKGDPLGYFSDEDTQFFYQHTPIFDRDLYTFIAFPTETGLPFGVQYADETVLSLNIKHVDHSASDGKVKGSVALVFEAHQDLFVEARVFVPWSERPAITSGLYGKTQLILPLNVHGSFNLINQEIEVSIEPTNTEKIDVFQTEVVPYTVLETNYPCEVLITDNLYKPILHGEFPLFNDKHQAFPSDVGLWVEVVTDGDIHHLPSIYERITQLFSISITTQTWEQKVVFDPTLSTTKTISFTFNYVSTGGSGSLVDQGDYDDGQISQGSFDEDFGQFSQVAGGSQDTLEVDSFGMQSQSQTIERIMRLQQALIATGGHVRTISVEVELQGTPTRNYEASLTWAISSSGTTRSSKVQVTLIKHPAVGVLEDPYTICLNAQIVKPHFNPFFTTEDVLTANYHSTVKAELYEGETCEESPVLLLEASFDVSSNVKEKVREAIEKSCDYSTYAPGIDIITSPLYDHSHITATWTPDFPDNLKNLTYYVDDIIKASLSKKIEYDHTSAHYASRVEIDATKCIETGLWTVRTEKPYAVSIISELELPTWANPIFTPAPLATTLLYDLAVGRTPVACTIDETKVRTADGRVFSYEPSECWNAMTFDTTFDQRGAMLVRNTGQWEVRIIWQKEGLVIDMSPTNFLVNGEPAKGTDNRYTVLHHDDSHTIVFESGTLIKVSDKVEVLMGLDHRGHTIGLCGNFDGEPSNDMVGPKGCHYTDDRLFALSWASPGEGCASFMYKNLKRDVERYQETCSHFTYEPTGVSHADALYDCTEWMYHERTEGQYHCKALSPMPVCRPECVANHPITTSVEYECKFTGRQQQAQQQQQVQGTQWEECFPHSYTLTYPSSCVPQ, from the exons ATGGCCGGGGACAAGTCGCCGGCCATTCGGCGAGCGGTCTCTGACACAGATCATTCCCCGATCGCTGGGGAGGAATACGAACCATTCACAACCACTCGGCGAGCGGAC ATCCACAGCAGCAAGTACACAGAGAATATCATCCAAAGGAGCTCGGTGGCAAGCTACCTCATCCGCGGAGACACGCACCGAAGGATCGAGCAGGCCGTGGTGGAGGGAACCATCACTGTCTTGACCAACAAGGAGAAAAACGAGCAAGTGGACACCTTCACCAACCAG ACCTTAGAGCTGAAGGCTGTGCGTGAGGTTGGCGAGCCCATCACTGTTACTTATGACGTCCATCCTCACTACAGCTGGCACTACGATATCGAAAGGCCACAG GGCGACCAGTTCATTCCTCTGGAGCAGGTCCTCACAGGCAGGCCGATCACAGACCAAGTTGTCAATGGCATTATG GAATACATCAAGAAAACCATCGACGACCTTGCGCAACGCATGGCAAAACACCCGGCTGAGCCTGAGTCCCTTAGTTACATCATGGGCCGCCTCGTCGAAGCCGTCGCCAACCTCGACTATCCACACATCCAGACCCTTTACAGCCACTTCGACGGGAAAGGCTCACTGCAGAA AAACATCTTCGCACAGTTGGTGATCTTCGCCGGTACAGAACCATCAGTCACTTTTGCAGTCGATAACATCAAAGAACCAGTGCTCAAAGCTGATTTCTATAGCATCTTTGCTTCCAACCTACGCAGTCCAGCCCCGATTCCTAAGATTTTG AACATGTTGATGAACGAGGAGGAAGGTATGGTCCATTCCATCGGCCTCATGAACTTCGCCACTCTGGCCCACGACGCGTGCCTCAGCGAGGACAGGAAGCACTTCTACTTCGACTACAGCTGCGGCCCGAAGACCACGTGCGACCCTGAgctcatcatcaccactttcatccCTTACCTCGTGCGAGGCCTTGGG AATCAGGAGGCAGAAATCTGGCAGCGGCTCATATACCTTCAGGCGCTGAGCAACCTAGGAACTCCACAGACAATCAACGTACTGAAGCCCATCATTCTGGGCGTCACCGAAACCAACGTCTTCATGAGAACGAATGCCATCTGGAGTCTGAGCGCTTACAACATGCAGAAGTCCGCCCTCTCGCAG ATCTACGAAATCCTGATGCCGATCATCGAGAACAAAGGGGAACAGTTTGAGATCCGAAACATCGCCTTCCTCACGCTGGCAACCTGGGGTCCTGGCCACGCCTGGTGGCAGCAGTTGGCGGTTTCGACCTGGCATGACCCTTCGCCCCAGTTCGCCAACTTCGTCACCACGACCATCTACTCCATCTCTGACAGCCACACGAAATT GGCAGAGACGGTATCCCGCATTAAGCACCTGTGCAAGCCTGCCGCCCCGGCGTCCATTCTTCACTCGACCAACTTCTTCCTGCACGAGTACCTCTTCTCAGAGGAG CACGGGTCACGAGTCAACTTCGCTTGGTTCGCCAGCGTTCACGGGGCCATTCCCGAGGAGGTGTTCCTGCGCATCCAGACGGAGTTCTTCTACGGCTACACAAGGGTCACAAAG ATTGATTTACAACAACGCGGGTTAGATTCGCACGCGCACGTGTGGAAAATGACCATGCAAAAGCCCAACAAGAGGCCGGTGCAGAGCTCTGCGCGGGAGATCGTTACCGGAATGTGGGAAGAACTAAAG GAGAAAATCGGATTTACGTTGCCTACAACCTTTCCAGACTTAAAGTTGTGGTACAAGTTGGACAGGGTTCTTATCGTGTTTATTAAAG GAGATCCTCTGGGCTATTTCTCCGATGAAGACACACAATTCTTTTACCAACACACGCCGATTTTCGACAGGGATCTCTACACCTTTATTGCTTTTCCGACTGAGACAGGACTTCCTTTCGGCGTACAG TATGCTGATGAGACTGTCCTTTCGCTGAACATAAAACATGTAGATCATAGTGCCTCAGATGGAAAGGTGAAAGGCAGCGTGGCTCTCGTTTTTGA AGCACACCAAGATCTCTTCGTGGAAGCAAGAGTCTTCGTGCCGTGGTCAGAGAGACCTGCCATCACTTCAGGTCTCTATGGGAAAACTCAGCTCATCCTTCCCCTCAACGTCCACGGGTCCTTTAACCTGATAAACCAGGAGATAGAAGTGTCTATAGAGCCGACTAACACCGAGAAG atcgaCGTGTTCCAAACTGAAGTCGTCCCTTACACTGTCCTTGAGACAAACTATCCCTGCGAAGTGTTGATCACCGATAATCTATACAAGCCTATCTTACACGGAGAGTTTCCTTTGTTCAAC GATAAACACCAAGCTTTCCCCTCCGATGTGGGTCTATGGGTCGAAGTCGTAACAGACGGTGACATCCATCATTTACCAAGCATCTATGAAAGGATCAC TCAGCTattcagcatcagcatcaccacGCAAACCTGGGAACAAAAGGTAGTCTTTGATCCTACTCTCTCCACTACCAAGACCATCTCATTCACCTTCAACTACG TGTCGACTGGAGGCAGCGGGTCTCTGGTCGACCAAGGCGACTACGACGACGGCCAGATATCGCAGGGTTCTTTTGATGAAGACTTCGGACAGTTCTCACAGGTGGCCGGTGGCAGTCAG GACACCCTGGAAGTGGATAGCTTCGGAAtgcagagccagagccagaccaTAGAACGCATCATGAGACTGCAACAGGCATTGATTG CAACTGGAGGACACGTGAGAACCATCAGTGTGGAAGTAGAGCTTCAGGGAACTCCCACGAGAAACTATGAGGCGAGCCTCACCTGGGCGATCTCCAGCTCCGGTACGACGAGATCCTCCAAGGTGCAAGTGACGCTCATCAAGCATCCGGCCGTCGGTGTCTTGGAGGACCCATACACT ATCTGCCTGAACGCCCAGATTGTGAAGCCGCATTTCAATCCATTCTTCACCACCGAGGATGTTCTGACGGCCAACTACCATTCCACAGTCAAGGCTGAGTTGTACGAGGGCGAGACGTGTGAGGAATCACCGGTCTTGTTGTTGGAg GCTTCATTTGATGTCAGCAGCAATGtcaaggagaaagtgagggaggcaaTAGAGAAGAGCTGCGACTACAGTACCTACGCTCCTGGCATTGACATCATCACTTCTCCTTTGTATGACCACTCTCACATCACTGCCACCTGGACACCA GACTTCCCAGACAACCTGAAGAACCTTACATACTATGTTGATGACATCATCAAGGCTTCTCTGTCCAAGAAGATCGAATATGACCACACCAGCGCACATTACGCTTCTAGGGTTGAGATTGACGCTACAAA GTGCATTGAGACTGGCCTGTGGACCGTAAGGACAGAGAAACCCTATGCCGTGTCCATCATCAGTGAACTGGAACTCCCGACGTGGGCCAACCCGATCTTCACACCCGCGCCCTTAGCGACCACCCTGCTCTATGACCTCGCTGTCGGTCGCACGCCAGTGGCCTGCACCATTGATGAAACCAAG GTCAGGACGGCAGATGGCAGGGTGTTCTCCTATGAGCCCAGTGAGTGCTGGAATGCTATGACCTTCGACACAACCTTTGACCAGCGAGGAGCCATGCTCGTTCGCAACACAGGCCAGTGGGAGGTCCGCATTATCTGGCAGAAGGAAGGCCTTGTAATTGATATGTCTCCAACCAATTTCCTT GTAAATGGTGAACCAGCCAAAGGAACAGATAACAGGTATACCGTCTTGCACCACGATGACAGCCATACAATTGTATTCGAGAGCGGTACTCTTATCAAAGTTTCGGACAAGGTAGAAGTGCTG ATGGGACTGGACCACCGTGGGCACACTATTGGTTTATGTGGAAACTTTGATGGTGAGCCATCCAATGACATGGTAGGACCCAAAGGCTGCCACTACACAGATGACCGCCTCTTCGCCCTTTCCTGGGCATCGCCTGGAGAAGGATGCGCATCCTTCATGTACAAGAACTTGAAACGTGATGTGGAACGGTACCAGGAGACCTGCTCTCACTTCACCTATGAGCCGACGGGAGTTTCACATGCTGATG CTCTGTACGACTGCACGGAGTGGATGTACCACGAGAGGACGGAGGGCCAGTACCACTGCAAGGCTCTCAGCCCCATGCCAGTGTGCAGACCCGAATGTGTTGCCAACCACCCCATCACCACATCG GTCGAGTATGAATGCAAATTCACCGGACGTCAGCAACaggcgcagcagcagcagcaggtgcAGGGGACACAGTGGGAGGAATGCTTCCCTCACTCCTACACCTTGACCTACCCATCTTCATGTGTCCCACAGTAA